From a region of the Halolamina sp. CBA1230 genome:
- a CDS encoding DUF1028 domain-containing protein: MTFSVCTRVPSAEHDAGDGPAFAVAVATDAPAVGALCPYVSHEGAVATQSFVNVRLGRRGIDLLPDLAVDDALSGLLEQDDHSELRQLHGVDDRGNEFAFTGEDCDEWCGHEVRDGITSAGNMLATGETLPAVIDAVEAADGRIGERLLAGLDAGVEAGGDKRGHSSAAILIKAPQTTAFHDLRVDEHENPVTELRRVYEAAVEASDGFSESSKERIFD; the protein is encoded by the coding sequence ATGACGTTCTCCGTCTGTACACGCGTTCCGTCGGCCGAGCACGACGCCGGCGACGGCCCCGCGTTCGCCGTCGCGGTCGCGACCGACGCCCCTGCCGTTGGGGCGCTCTGCCCGTACGTCAGCCACGAGGGGGCGGTCGCGACCCAGAGCTTCGTCAACGTCCGACTCGGACGGCGCGGGATCGACCTGCTCCCCGACCTCGCGGTCGACGACGCGCTGTCGGGGCTGCTCGAACAGGACGACCACAGCGAACTCCGTCAGCTCCACGGCGTCGACGACCGTGGCAACGAGTTCGCGTTCACGGGCGAGGACTGTGACGAGTGGTGCGGCCACGAGGTCCGCGACGGGATCACCTCGGCTGGCAACATGCTCGCGACGGGCGAGACGCTGCCCGCCGTCATCGACGCGGTCGAGGCCGCCGACGGCCGGATCGGCGAACGCCTGCTCGCCGGGCTCGACGCCGGCGTCGAGGCGGGCGGCGACAAGCGCGGCCACTCCTCGGCGGCGATCCTGATCAAGGCGCCACAAACGACCGCGTTTCACGATCTGCGTGTCGACGAACACGAAAACCCCGTCACGGAGCTGCGCCGCGTGTACGAGGCGGCGGTCGAGGCCAGCGACGGGTTCAGCGAGTCGTCGAAGGAACGGATCTTCGACTAG
- a CDS encoding class I fructose-bisphosphate aldolase, with protein sequence MISGATDPISRDGKLLILAYDHGLEHGPVDFEAVPESMNPEHVFDVATHDAVTAIAVGKGVAEAHYPDYEDEVNLLAKINGTSNLWMGEHDSAVNWSVDYAEELGADAIGFTLYGGSNHEVEMAEEFRDAQEAARHRDMGVVMWSYPRGQGVKNDTKPGTISYAARLGLELGADVAKIKYPGDPEAMAHACDAAASTDVVMSGGSKASDEAFLSTVKEAMDAGAKGLAVGRNVFQRENPEALLDGLEKIIFEESSVEEALAAVEGNGEQATLD encoded by the coding sequence ATGATCTCTGGTGCAACTGACCCCATCTCGCGCGACGGCAAACTGCTGATCCTGGCGTACGACCACGGGCTCGAACACGGCCCCGTCGACTTCGAGGCGGTGCCGGAGTCGATGAACCCCGAGCACGTGTTCGACGTGGCGACCCACGACGCCGTGACCGCCATCGCGGTCGGCAAAGGCGTCGCGGAGGCGCACTACCCCGACTACGAGGACGAGGTCAATCTGCTGGCGAAGATCAACGGCACCTCGAACCTCTGGATGGGCGAGCACGACTCCGCGGTGAACTGGAGCGTCGACTACGCCGAGGAGCTGGGCGCCGACGCGATCGGCTTCACCCTCTACGGCGGCTCGAACCACGAGGTCGAGATGGCCGAGGAGTTCCGCGACGCACAGGAGGCTGCCCGCCACCGGGACATGGGCGTCGTGATGTGGTCCTACCCGCGCGGGCAGGGCGTCAAGAACGACACCAAGCCCGGGACGATCTCCTATGCGGCCCGCCTCGGCCTCGAACTCGGCGCCGACGTGGCGAAGATCAAGTACCCCGGCGACCCCGAGGCGATGGCCCACGCCTGCGACGCCGCGGCGTCGACGGACGTGGTGATGTCCGGCGGCTCCAAGGCCTCCGACGAGGCGTTCCTCTCGACGGTGAAGGAGGCGATGGACGCCGGCGCGAAAGGGCTCGCGGTCGGCCGGAACGTGTTCCAGCGTGAGAACCCCGAGGCGCTGCTCGACGGGCTGGAGAAGATCATCTTCGAGGAGAGCTCCGTCGAGGAGGCGCTGGCCGCCGTCGAGGGGAACGGCGAGCAGGCCACACTCGACTGA
- a CDS encoding universal stress protein, whose translation MSETVLVPVDGSPQSDAALDHAFEQFPDAELVALTAVDPIAAGYSAAPGPDAGGYPGEWIEQAHDRADAVLDDAAERAAEHDREIDTVRVTDRPARAIVDYADEEGIDHIVIGSHGRTGVTRVLLGSVAEKVVRRAPCPVTVVR comes from the coding sequence ATGTCCGAAACCGTACTCGTCCCAGTCGACGGATCGCCCCAGTCCGACGCCGCGCTCGACCACGCGTTCGAGCAGTTCCCCGACGCCGAACTCGTCGCGCTGACCGCGGTCGACCCGATCGCGGCCGGCTACAGCGCCGCGCCCGGGCCCGACGCCGGCGGCTACCCCGGCGAGTGGATCGAGCAGGCTCACGACCGCGCGGACGCGGTTCTCGACGACGCCGCCGAGCGGGCTGCCGAGCACGACCGCGAGATCGACACCGTCCGCGTCACCGACCGGCCGGCGCGAGCGATCGTCGACTACGCCGACGAGGAGGGGATCGATCACATCGTGATCGGCAGTCACGGCCGCACGGGCGTCACGCGCGTGCTGCTCGGGAGCGTCGCCGAGAAAGTCGTCCGTCGCGCTCCCTGTCCGGTGACGGTCGTCCGCTGA
- a CDS encoding ABC transporter substrate-binding protein: protein MASDTEWTEEELSGPKIDRRTVVSLLGAAGLGGMAGCTGGDGTETETDGESGGDGTASATATPPPEDQFGGRLQAGWFTGAIEQMDPPYISVGQYFQLSANVFSGLTTLKPDLTVRGDLAEDWTVEDDGATFTFQLRDDVTFHNGEEFTAEDVRYTINRTIEEGAPAASKLSTLQPVDEGGVEVVGDYEVTIRFEDPNAVALIYLTRGPGRAATIVNQTAIEEMGADQYGVTPVGTGPFEVTEHQVGSGVTLDAYDDYFETDENGNQLPYLDGIDVQPIPEPASIVNALRAGDIDFANMLPLQNLQQIEDSQEAEVDSKPGINWTGFAMNQNREPFGDRQVRRGIAKVIDNQAFVDSAFFGNALADTGVLNKGTAWVWREEGEKPSDQQYAPEEGQELIQDAGADGASFSILANSGNLRAAEAMRNQLNNAGFDVSIEQVTSSTYWTRYEEGDYDTTISGSVIDPDPEQSLWNFYRLPDEGGVWNWVDYESETAHDLLAEQRATMNRDERRDVLWELEDHLIQDVPHAYLHHQDDIAGVRTNVQGFQHIPGLRYFHTVYLDE from the coding sequence ATGGCATCCGATACGGAGTGGACCGAAGAGGAACTGAGTGGGCCGAAGATAGACAGGCGGACCGTGGTTTCGCTGCTGGGGGCGGCCGGGCTCGGCGGGATGGCCGGCTGTACCGGCGGCGACGGCACCGAGACCGAGACCGACGGGGAGAGCGGGGGCGACGGCACGGCGAGCGCCACCGCGACGCCGCCGCCGGAGGACCAGTTCGGCGGGCGACTGCAGGCCGGCTGGTTCACCGGTGCGATCGAGCAGATGGATCCCCCGTACATCAGCGTCGGGCAGTACTTCCAGCTCTCTGCCAACGTGTTCAGCGGCCTGACGACCCTGAAGCCGGACCTCACGGTCAGGGGCGACCTGGCGGAGGACTGGACCGTCGAGGACGACGGCGCGACGTTCACGTTCCAGCTCCGCGACGACGTGACGTTCCACAACGGCGAGGAGTTCACCGCCGAGGACGTCCGGTACACGATCAACCGCACCATCGAGGAGGGTGCGCCCGCCGCCTCGAAGCTCTCGACGCTCCAGCCGGTCGACGAGGGCGGCGTCGAGGTCGTCGGCGACTACGAGGTCACCATCCGGTTCGAGGACCCCAACGCGGTCGCGCTGATCTACCTGACTCGCGGCCCGGGCCGCGCGGCGACGATCGTGAACCAGACCGCGATCGAGGAGATGGGCGCCGACCAGTACGGCGTCACGCCGGTCGGCACCGGCCCGTTCGAAGTCACCGAACACCAGGTCGGCAGCGGCGTGACCCTCGACGCGTACGACGACTACTTCGAGACCGACGAGAACGGGAACCAGCTCCCCTACCTCGACGGGATCGACGTGCAGCCGATCCCCGAGCCGGCGTCGATCGTCAACGCGCTCCGGGCCGGCGACATCGACTTCGCGAACATGCTCCCGCTCCAGAACCTCCAGCAGATCGAGGACTCCCAGGAGGCGGAGGTCGACTCCAAGCCGGGCATCAACTGGACCGGGTTCGCGATGAACCAGAACCGCGAGCCGTTCGGCGACCGACAGGTCCGCCGCGGCATCGCGAAGGTGATCGACAACCAGGCGTTCGTCGACTCGGCGTTCTTTGGCAACGCGCTCGCCGACACCGGCGTCCTCAACAAGGGGACAGCGTGGGTCTGGCGCGAGGAGGGTGAGAAGCCAAGCGACCAGCAGTACGCCCCCGAGGAGGGACAGGAGCTGATTCAGGACGCCGGCGCCGACGGCGCCAGCTTCTCGATCCTCGCCAACTCCGGCAACCTCCGCGCCGCCGAGGCGATGCGGAACCAGCTCAACAACGCCGGCTTCGACGTGAGCATCGAACAGGTCACGTCCTCGACGTACTGGACCCGCTACGAGGAGGGGGATTACGACACGACCATCTCCGGCAGCGTGATCGACCCCGACCCCGAGCAGTCGCTCTGGAACTTCTACCGCCTGCCCGACGAGGGCGGCGTCTGGAACTGGGTCGACTACGAGTCCGAGACGGCCCACGATCTCCTGGCCGAGCAGCGCGCAACGATGAACCGCGACGAGCGCCGCGACGTGCTCTGGGAGCTCGAGGACCACCTCATCCAGGACGTCCCCCACGCGTACCTCCACCACCAGGACGACATCGCTGGCGTCAGGACCAACGTCCAGGGGTTCCAGCACATCCCCGGCCTGCGCTACTTCCACACGGTGTACCTCGACGAGTAA
- a CDS encoding ABC transporter ATP-binding protein has translation MSADTPLLAAEDVKKHFDQSDGFLDRLLGGGGLVRAVDGVDLELREGETLAVVGESGCGKSTLGQTLLNLHSATDGSIEFRGDELTGLSDREMRQYRRRMQMIFQDPLASLNPRQTVGDIVTAPMEVHDIGESEADRIERAEELLERVGLKPAHVDRYPGQFSGGQQQRVGIARALAVEPEMIVADEPVSALDVSVQAQILQLLDDLQEELGLSILMITHDLSVVHQVADRVAVMYLGEIVETAPVEELFEDPRHPYTKSLLSAVPRIDPEAREDRILLEGTVPSPIDPPEGCRFHTRCPEVIPGDDWPGDQPAFRRAFTFRNRVENGELDPEAVRSRLEAESDGVTDDDVASRLIEGALPGEIESLPDSAAETVRTAATQVVEGDEDAAVETVQAFASPCVEKTPRVVEPASNRTAACHRVDPGRPAPELD, from the coding sequence ATGAGCGCCGACACCCCCCTGCTCGCGGCCGAGGACGTGAAGAAACACTTCGACCAGTCCGACGGGTTCCTCGACCGACTGCTCGGCGGGGGCGGGCTGGTCCGCGCCGTCGACGGCGTCGACCTCGAACTCCGGGAGGGCGAGACGCTCGCGGTGGTCGGCGAGTCCGGCTGCGGGAAGTCGACGCTGGGCCAGACGCTGCTGAACCTCCACTCGGCGACCGACGGCTCGATCGAGTTCCGCGGCGACGAACTGACGGGGCTCTCCGACCGAGAGATGCGCCAGTACCGCCGGCGGATGCAGATGATCTTCCAGGACCCGCTGGCGTCGCTGAACCCGCGCCAGACCGTCGGCGACATCGTCACGGCGCCGATGGAGGTCCACGACATCGGCGAGAGCGAGGCCGACCGGATCGAACGCGCCGAGGAGCTGCTCGAACGGGTCGGGCTCAAGCCCGCCCACGTCGACCGCTACCCCGGGCAGTTCTCCGGCGGTCAGCAGCAGCGCGTCGGCATCGCCCGCGCGCTCGCGGTCGAGCCGGAGATGATCGTGGCCGACGAGCCGGTCAGCGCGCTCGACGTGAGCGTGCAGGCCCAGATCCTCCAGCTGCTCGACGACCTGCAGGAGGAGCTCGGACTCTCGATCCTGATGATCACCCACGACCTCTCGGTCGTCCACCAGGTGGCCGACCGTGTCGCGGTGATGTATCTGGGCGAGATCGTCGAGACCGCGCCCGTCGAGGAGCTGTTCGAGGACCCGCGCCACCCCTACACCAAGTCGCTGCTGTCGGCGGTGCCCCGGATCGACCCCGAGGCACGCGAGGACCGCATCCTACTCGAAGGGACGGTCCCCTCGCCGATCGACCCGCCCGAGGGCTGTCGGTTCCACACGCGCTGTCCGGAGGTGATCCCCGGCGACGACTGGCCCGGCGACCAGCCGGCGTTCCGCCGGGCGTTCACGTTCCGGAACCGCGTCGAGAACGGCGAACTCGATCCGGAGGCAGTCCGGAGCCGACTGGAAGCCGAGTCCGACGGCGTGACCGACGACGACGTCGCGTCGCGGCTGATCGAGGGCGCGCTGCCCGGCGAGATCGAGTCGCTGCCCGACTCGGCGGCCGAGACGGTGCGGACCGCCGCAACACAGGTGGTCGAGGGCGACGAAGACGCAGCCGTGGAGACGGTACAGGCGTTCGCCTCACCGTGTGTCGAGAAGACGCCGCGGGTCGTCGAACCCGCGTCGAACCGGACGGCGGCGTGTCACCGGGTTGATCCGGGGCGTCCCGCGCCGGAGCTGGACTGA
- a CDS encoding DJ-1/PfpI family protein, with protein MSNKKILEIVGDFVEDYEVMVPYQALEMVGHEVDAACPEKDEGDVVKTAIHDFRGDQTYMESRGHDFGVDATLEDVDPAEYDALVVPGGRAPEYLRTYDSVIETVQHFFEEDKPVAALCHGPQILAAAGVLEGREATSYPAVRAEVEGAGCSWVDGTVRDGNLVTGQAWPDHPEWLAEFLDVLGTEIDHAEPVTADD; from the coding sequence ATGTCAAACAAGAAGATTCTGGAGATCGTCGGCGACTTCGTGGAGGATTACGAGGTGATGGTGCCGTACCAGGCGCTCGAGATGGTCGGCCACGAGGTCGACGCCGCCTGTCCCGAGAAAGACGAGGGCGACGTGGTCAAGACCGCGATCCACGACTTCCGAGGCGACCAGACGTACATGGAGAGTCGCGGCCACGACTTCGGCGTCGACGCGACGCTGGAGGACGTCGACCCCGCCGAGTACGACGCGCTGGTGGTCCCGGGCGGGCGCGCCCCCGAGTACCTGCGGACGTACGACTCGGTGATCGAGACGGTGCAGCATTTCTTCGAGGAGGACAAGCCCGTCGCGGCGCTCTGTCACGGCCCGCAGATCCTCGCTGCCGCGGGCGTGCTGGAGGGTCGAGAGGCCACGTCCTACCCCGCGGTCCGCGCGGAGGTCGAGGGCGCGGGCTGCTCGTGGGTCGACGGAACCGTCCGCGACGGCAACCTCGTCACCGGACAGGCGTGGCCCGACCACCCCGAGTGGCTCGCCGAGTTCCTCGACGTGCTCGGGACCGAGATCGACCACGCCGAGCCCGTGACCGCGGACGACTGA
- a CDS encoding M28 family peptidase yields the protein MVHLPDAVVGDAQTSLFAWNRLEELVDVGNRMAGQAGEEAGAEIVRDAFETAGLRHPRIEEFEIPGWWRGESSLTVESPHERVHEGSHQVVALPGTPAGTATGSIVDVGDGSYEEFEAKAVELDGAIAMATSDTPEHADRWLHRMEKYVNAADHGAVAFVFRNHIEGALPPTGEVGYNNRPGPIPAVGVSKEVGARLERYADEGDCEVTVDVDCRNEPATSRNVEASVGPEGPDEGGDADEVLVTAHVDAHDIADGANDNGAGSVLVAEVGRLLSQVAENLDSRVRLVTFGSEEIGLRGAYHCAETTDLSNVKCVINLDGACSSRNLRVGTNGFGELRELFRSVADDFDAPISTGDTISPHGDQWAFVQEGVPATMTGTTSDQSGRGWGHTHADTLDKLDSRDLRDVATLVTEAVYRAAQDEFEVESRSREETRDAIDEGYAQELKMGGRWPY from the coding sequence ATGGTCCACCTACCCGACGCCGTCGTCGGCGACGCACAGACGAGCCTGTTCGCGTGGAACCGGCTCGAGGAGCTCGTCGACGTCGGCAACCGTATGGCCGGCCAGGCCGGCGAGGAGGCCGGCGCCGAGATCGTCCGCGACGCGTTCGAGACGGCCGGGCTCCGGCACCCCCGGATCGAGGAGTTCGAGATCCCGGGCTGGTGGCGCGGCGAGTCGTCGCTGACCGTCGAGTCGCCCCACGAGCGCGTCCACGAGGGCAGCCACCAGGTCGTCGCGCTCCCCGGCACGCCCGCGGGCACGGCGACGGGATCGATCGTCGACGTCGGCGACGGTAGCTACGAGGAGTTCGAGGCCAAAGCCGTCGAACTCGACGGCGCGATCGCGATGGCGACGAGCGACACGCCCGAGCACGCCGACCGCTGGCTCCACCGGATGGAGAAGTACGTCAACGCCGCCGACCACGGCGCGGTCGCGTTCGTGTTCCGGAACCACATCGAGGGCGCGCTCCCGCCGACGGGCGAGGTGGGGTACAACAACCGCCCTGGCCCGATCCCCGCCGTCGGCGTGAGCAAGGAGGTCGGCGCCCGCCTCGAACGCTACGCCGACGAGGGCGACTGCGAGGTCACCGTCGACGTGGACTGCCGGAACGAGCCCGCGACCTCCCGGAACGTCGAAGCCTCCGTCGGCCCCGAGGGGCCGGACGAGGGCGGGGATGCCGACGAGGTGCTCGTGACCGCCCACGTCGACGCCCACGACATCGCCGACGGCGCGAACGACAACGGCGCCGGCTCGGTGCTCGTCGCCGAGGTGGGTCGCCTGCTTTCACAGGTCGCCGAGAATCTCGACAGCCGCGTCCGCCTCGTCACGTTCGGCTCCGAGGAGATCGGCCTCCGCGGCGCGTACCACTGCGCGGAGACGACCGACCTCTCGAACGTGAAATGCGTGATCAACCTCGACGGCGCGTGTAGCTCCCGGAACCTCCGCGTGGGGACCAACGGGTTCGGCGAGCTGAGGGAGCTGTTCCGCTCGGTCGCCGACGACTTCGACGCCCCCATCTCGACGGGCGACACCATCTCGCCCCACGGCGACCAGTGGGCGTTCGTCCAGGAGGGCGTGCCGGCGACGATGACCGGCACCACCTCCGACCAGTCCGGCCGGGGGTGGGGGCACACCCACGCCGACACGCTGGACAAGCTCGACTCCCGGGACCTCCGGGACGTGGCGACGCTGGTGACGGAGGCGGTGTACCGCGCCGCACAGGACGAGTTCGAGGTCGAGTCCCGGAGCCGCGAGGAGACCCGCGACGCGATCGACGAGGGGTACGCTCAGGAGTTGAAGATGGGCGGGCGGTGGCCCTACTGA
- a CDS encoding ABC transporter permease, translating into MWRYIAKRVAHALFVMWLVATTVFLGLRSIPGGPVRAMLGQEATPQAVASLRRELGLDEPLPVQYVDWLAGMFVGDFGTSISSGAEVGSLIAQAAPRTLSIALFGVLIGLAVSIPAGVVGATRRNQPADYAATIAAFLGISMPAFFVGILLAIVFGVWLGWFPVVGYTPLSEGVVPWLKSITLPGIAVGLPYAAGVTRMMRSSLIETLDEQYMRTALAKGVKSDVRLYKHALQNALMPVVTIAGIQLALVLGGTVTVEIVFGIQGLGRLLVNSILERNYPVTQVTILLISGIFVFMNLIVDIAYTAIDPRVQYGGEGT; encoded by the coding sequence ATGTGGCGATACATCGCGAAACGCGTCGCCCACGCCCTGTTCGTCATGTGGCTGGTGGCGACGACCGTGTTCCTAGGGCTGCGGTCGATCCCCGGCGGCCCGGTCCGCGCGATGCTCGGGCAGGAAGCGACGCCACAGGCCGTCGCGTCGCTCCGCCGTGAGCTGGGGCTCGACGAGCCGCTCCCGGTCCAGTACGTCGACTGGCTAGCCGGGATGTTCGTCGGCGACTTCGGAACCAGCATCAGCTCCGGTGCGGAAGTGGGTTCGCTGATCGCCCAGGCGGCGCCGCGAACGCTCTCGATCGCGCTGTTCGGCGTGCTGATCGGGCTCGCGGTGTCGATCCCGGCCGGTGTCGTGGGCGCGACCCGGCGGAACCAGCCCGCCGACTACGCCGCGACGATCGCCGCGTTCCTGGGGATCTCGATGCCCGCCTTCTTCGTCGGGATCCTGCTGGCGATCGTGTTCGGCGTCTGGCTGGGCTGGTTCCCCGTCGTCGGCTACACGCCGCTCTCGGAGGGGGTGGTGCCGTGGCTCAAGAGCATCACGCTGCCGGGGATCGCCGTCGGCCTGCCGTACGCCGCCGGCGTCACCCGGATGATGCGCTCGTCGCTGATCGAGACGCTGGACGAACAGTACATGCGAACCGCGCTGGCGAAGGGCGTGAAAAGCGACGTGCGGCTGTACAAGCACGCGCTCCAGAACGCCCTGATGCCGGTGGTGACGATCGCGGGGATCCAGCTCGCGCTGGTGCTCGGCGGCACGGTCACGGTCGAGATCGTGTTCGGCATCCAGGGGCTGGGTCGGCTGCTGGTCAACTCCATCCTGGAGCGGAACTACCCGGTGACCCAGGTCACCATCCTACTGATCTCCGGTATATTCGTGTTCATGAATCTCATCGTCGACATCGCCTACACAGCTATCGACCCGCGCGTCCAGTACGGGGGTGAGGGGACATGA
- a CDS encoding helix-turn-helix domain-containing protein, which translates to MREVVLRIRHRGEPEQTVSAEFPEVTMRSVSSMTGRGDIRRRIIELVGDADSIPPFIEQFRDTEPILEAEPLSALGGERVYVSMAVDVTEWDSISERLSDMGIHHRMGTTISGGWERWTIYLEDPERLNEIIGRIEAGDNDVRLERNVELSQLTMEPQLDASKLLTVLTPRQRDALRAAIEAGYYGIDHETTVEEIAEELGVSRTTAWEHLVRAEAKVMEEIGGHLY; encoded by the coding sequence ATGCGCGAAGTCGTGCTCCGGATCCGCCACCGGGGCGAGCCCGAACAGACGGTGTCGGCTGAGTTCCCCGAGGTGACGATGCGGTCGGTGTCGTCGATGACCGGGCGGGGGGATATCCGCCGGCGCATCATCGAACTCGTCGGCGACGCCGACTCGATCCCCCCGTTCATCGAACAGTTCCGCGACACCGAACCCATCCTCGAAGCCGAACCGCTGTCCGCGCTCGGCGGGGAGCGAGTGTACGTCTCGATGGCGGTCGACGTGACCGAGTGGGACAGCATCTCCGAACGGCTCTCGGACATGGGGATCCACCACCGGATGGGGACAACGATCTCGGGCGGCTGGGAGCGCTGGACGATCTACCTCGAGGATCCCGAGCGGCTCAACGAGATCATCGGGCGGATCGAGGCGGGGGACAACGACGTCCGGCTCGAACGGAACGTGGAGCTGAGCCAGCTCACGATGGAGCCACAGCTCGACGCCTCGAAGCTGTTGACGGTGCTCACCCCCCGGCAGCGGGACGCGCTCCGGGCCGCCATCGAGGCGGGCTACTACGGCATCGACCACGAGACGACCGTCGAGGAGATCGCCGAGGAGCTCGGCGTCTCACGCACGACGGCGTGGGAACACCTGGTCCGCGCGGAGGCGAAGGTGATGGAGGAGATCGGCGGCCACCTCTACTGA
- a CDS encoding ABC transporter permease, whose amino-acid sequence MSDDAPSYARNEGEFGVGEVPPEYEIEEAVEEHKSTGTRIAEALWANKLALAGAVAIVLLVIVAAFAPFVAPHGPEEQFGFMQEPMSESTGDFDGDGEMETVTHYLGTDSFGHDILTRIIFGARVSLLVALATVAFAFTVGTTLGILAGFYGGWVDSVVMRYVDFQWAFPEIILGVGIIAVMGGLGVTNVVIAIGIAFIDDFARIIRGEVLSIREEEYITAARAVGMNDLRIMFKEMLPNAVAPLIVQATLMIPFAILAEAGLSFLGLGVKPTTPTWGLLISDGRQFISRAWWISVMPGLAIMVTVLAFNTLGDGLRDAFDISEQEVN is encoded by the coding sequence ATGAGCGACGACGCACCGTCGTACGCCCGCAACGAGGGCGAGTTCGGCGTCGGCGAAGTCCCCCCCGAGTACGAGATCGAGGAGGCCGTCGAGGAGCACAAATCCACCGGCACCCGGATCGCCGAGGCGCTGTGGGCGAACAAGCTCGCGCTCGCCGGCGCGGTCGCGATCGTGCTGCTGGTGATCGTGGCGGCGTTCGCGCCGTTCGTCGCGCCCCACGGCCCCGAGGAGCAGTTCGGCTTCATGCAGGAGCCGATGAGCGAGTCGACCGGCGACTTCGACGGCGACGGCGAGATGGAGACGGTCACCCACTACCTGGGCACCGACTCCTTCGGCCACGACATCCTCACCCGAATCATCTTCGGGGCGCGCGTCTCGCTACTGGTCGCGCTCGCGACCGTCGCGTTCGCCTTTACCGTCGGCACGACGCTGGGGATCCTCGCCGGCTTCTACGGCGGCTGGGTCGACAGCGTCGTGATGCGCTACGTCGACTTCCAGTGGGCGTTCCCCGAGATCATCTTGGGGGTGGGGATCATCGCAGTGATGGGCGGGCTCGGCGTCACCAACGTCGTGATCGCGATCGGGATCGCCTTCATCGACGACTTCGCGCGGATCATCCGCGGCGAAGTGCTGTCGATACGCGAGGAGGAGTACATCACTGCTGCCCGCGCGGTCGGGATGAACGACCTCCGCATCATGTTCAAGGAGATGCTCCCCAACGCGGTCGCGCCGCTGATCGTCCAGGCGACGCTGATGATCCCCTTCGCCATCCTCGCCGAGGCGGGGCTCTCCTTCCTCGGGCTGGGCGTCAAACCCACGACGCCGACCTGGGGGCTGCTGATCTCCGACGGTCGGCAGTTCATCTCGCGGGCCTGGTGGATCTCCGTGATGCCCGGGCTGGCGATCATGGTCACCGTGCTCGCGTTCAACACGCTGGGCGACGGGCTGCGCGACGCGTTCGACATCTCGGAGCAGGAGGTGAACTGA
- a CDS encoding ABC transporter ATP-binding protein: protein MSEPVLEVRDLQTQFPTERGLVEAVAGVDLTIETGEIVGLVGESGSGKSVLADSVVGIVEEPGEIAGGDVLFNGESLLEMSEAERESIRGGNVSMVFQDPMNSLNPTLRVGEQIAETVRLHQDVGESVSLSAEMKRKIVGATKNSEAWRRAIEMLEAVEIPEPDARATDYPHEFSGGMRQRAMIAMALSCEPDLLVADEPTTALDVTIQAQILDELTGLKEEFDTSILLITHDLAVVAETCDRVNVMYAGEIVERAETETLFSSPEHPYTQGLIASTPRLEDPDRDLQPIEGNVPDLIDIPYACHFAPRCPESKRECFEVKPEFRDVGDPNDDHEAACLRRGPEGERL from the coding sequence ATGAGCGAGCCCGTGCTGGAAGTCCGCGACCTGCAGACGCAGTTCCCGACCGAACGCGGCCTCGTCGAGGCCGTCGCCGGCGTCGACCTCACGATCGAGACCGGCGAGATCGTCGGGCTCGTCGGCGAGTCCGGCTCCGGCAAGAGCGTGCTCGCCGACAGCGTCGTCGGCATCGTCGAGGAGCCCGGCGAGATCGCCGGCGGCGACGTGCTGTTCAACGGCGAGTCGCTGCTCGAGATGTCCGAGGCCGAACGGGAGTCGATCCGCGGCGGCAACGTCTCGATGGTGTTCCAGGACCCGATGAACTCGCTCAACCCCACGCTCCGCGTGGGCGAGCAGATCGCCGAGACGGTCCGGCTCCACCAGGACGTCGGGGAGTCGGTGTCGCTCTCCGCGGAGATGAAACGCAAGATCGTCGGCGCCACCAAGAACAGCGAGGCGTGGCGCCGGGCGATCGAGATGCTGGAGGCCGTCGAGATTCCCGAGCCCGACGCGCGGGCGACGGACTACCCCCACGAGTTCTCCGGCGGGATGCGCCAGCGCGCGATGATCGCGATGGCGCTGTCCTGCGAGCCGGATCTGCTGGTCGCCGACGAGCCGACGACGGCGCTCGACGTGACGATCCAGGCCCAGATCCTCGACGAGCTCACGGGGCTGAAAGAGGAGTTCGACACCTCGATCCTGCTGATCACCCACGACCTCGCGGTGGTCGCGGAGACCTGCGACCGCGTGAACGTGATGTACGCGGGCGAGATCGTCGAACGCGCCGAGACCGAGACGCTGTTCTCGTCGCCGGAACACCCCTACACGCAGGGGCTGATCGCGAGCACGCCCCGGCTCGAGGATCCGGACCGGGATCTCCAGCCGATCGAGGGGAACGTCCCCGACCTGATCGACATCCCCTACGCCTGCCACTTCGCGCCGCGCTGTCCCGAGTCGAAACGGGAGTGTTTCGAAGTGAAGCCGGAGTTCCGCGACGTGGGCGACCCGAACGACGACCACGAGGCGGCGTGTCTCCGCCGCGGCCCGGAGGGTGAGCGCCTATGA